Proteins co-encoded in one Macrobrachium nipponense isolate FS-2020 chromosome 24, ASM1510439v2, whole genome shotgun sequence genomic window:
- the LOC135205533 gene encoding N-acetylneuraminate lyase-like: MKRFNFTGMMAPTFAPFKSDGSLNLDCIPTYARYLKKHGITAIWLNGTAGEGMSMTVSERKQIAEAWMKCRDEISTVVVQCEAGSFKNTCELVKHAVSIGVEGVALLPNLFDKPKTPDELVDFMEEVSKVCPNTPLFYYHIPMKTCVSISMSEFLEKGTKRIPNLAGLKFTDMDVAGEGKKCLQVAGGTLTIFNGFDEKLQEAVSLGFNSAVGGTFSGFPTMASQIFSLMRESKVSEAKRVQEELLTQIGAVFKQSSGGFTVASLKTATSLLTGIDMGPTRFPVKPYTPAMVDRLREDLRAVGLSVH, encoded by the exons ATG AAACGCTTCAACTTCACTGGTATGATGGCGCCCACTTTTGCTCCTTTTAAAAGTGACGG CTCCCTGAATCTTGACTGCATTCCAACCTACGCCAGGTACCTTAAGAAACATGGAATCACGGCAATCTGGC TGAATGGAACGGCCGGGGAAGGGATGTCGATGACCGTGAGCGAAAGGAAGCAGATCGCTGAGGCCTGGATGAAGTGTCGAGATGAGATCTCCACAGTCGTCGTGCAGTGCGAGGCCGGGAGTTTCAAGAACACCTGCGAGCTG GTCAAACACGCGGTAAGCATTGGCGTGGAAGGCGTGGCCCTTCTTCCCAATTTGTTTGACAAACCAAAGACCCCTGACGAACTTGTTGACTTCATGGAAGAGGTTTCTAAAGTATGCCCAAATACTCCGCTGTTTTACTACCACATTCCGATGAAAACATGCGTCTCCA TATCCATGAGTGAATTTCTCGAGAAGGGGACCAAGAGAATTCCGAATCTAGCTGGCCTCAAATTCACCGACATGGACGTTGCCGGAGAGGGCAAGAAATGTCTGCAGGTGGCTGGAGGAACACTCACCATCTTCAATGGGTTTGATGAG AAGTTGCAAGAGGCAGTCAGCCTTGGCTTCAACAGCGCCGTCGGAGGAACTTTCAGTGGGTTCCCCACAATGGCGTCTCAGATCTTCTCCTTAATGAGAGAATCGAAAGTATCTGAGGCCAAGAGGGTCCAGGAAGAACTTCTCACTCAAATTGGTGCTGTTTTCAAGCAGA GTAGCGGTGGATTTACAGTAGCGTCCCTGAAAACAGCCACGTCTCTCCTGACGGGGATTGACATGGGCCCGACGCGATTCCCGGTCAAGCCCTATACGCCCGCGATGGTTGATAGGCTCAGGGAAGACTTGAGAGCTGTGGGCCTATCAGTCCACTAA